A region of the candidate division WOR-3 bacterium genome:
TGAATCTCCTTTACAGAAGTCTCCTGAACCAGCCCGTAGTTCAAGAAACAGACCTTCAGGATCTATACAAAAATAAACTTAACAACCTTGTAACTGACAAACTTAACTTTTACGTTTAATTTCAAACTCAAACAGAGATTCCGTAAGCTTTTTGTCAAACAGGCGAAGTACTAAGAAGTAAATAGCCATGAAAGCAAACCCGGTTAATGCAGACGTTAACTCTGATAATCCGAGGGAAACACCAGCATAATACCCAAGAACAAAGGCAATTATTGGAACTATAAAGATTAGAGAAGTGGCAGCAATAATTCCTGACACCTTCTCCTCTAAGATAACCTCGTCACCTGGTGCAAATCCATTACCTCGAACTTCTATAATGTCACCTTCGTCTTTCTTTCCGCCTATGCTACAGAACTTTGAAAATCCACAGGAAGAACAGGATCCGCCTTCTCTCAATATCTTAACAAGGTACTCACCTTCCCCAATCTTTTGAAGTACAATGCCTCTTAAGCTTTCTTTGTTCAAGATACCTTTACCTCAGCAAACTTCTTGTCTATTGCGATAGCTCCAGTTGGACAAACACTCACAACCTTTTCAGCAACTTCATCAACCTTATCAGGCTGTAAAATATATGCCAGGTTATTTTCAAGTTTCATGGCACCTTCCGGTGCATTCTTAACGCAAAGGCCACAACCTATACAGGCTACTTTACAATAACTCTTTGCAACAGGCCCCCTATCAAGACTCTTGCAGAAAACAAACACCTTCCTATCCACAGGTACCAGTTCAATTATGTCCCTTGGACATGCCTCAACACATTTACCACAGGCAGTGCATTTTTCTTCAATCACCTTAGGCAACCCATCCTCTCCCATATACATAGCACCAAAGGGACAGGCATCAACACAGTCACCGAAACCAAGACAACCATAAGTACATCCCTTATCACCCTTCAATGTAAAGTCAGCTACTCTGCAAGACTCTATCCCGTTGTACTCAGCCCTTCGCACAGCATTCTCTTTAGAACCATTACACATAACTTTTGCTACAAGCTTGGTGACAGTTACAACATCAAGTCCCAAAAAGTGAGAAATCTGATTAGCTACGTCCTGGCCTCCCGGAGCGCACTTTCCTGGGTTCTTTTCATGACCACTGGCGAGTGCCTCTGCATATCCTGCACAACCAGAATATCCACAGGCTCCGCAATTGGCACCAGGAAGAATTTCGAGAATTTTTTCAACCCTCGGATCTTCTTGAACTGCAAGCTTTTTGAAAGAAATTAATAAAAAGAGACCAAAAAAGAGACCAAGTCCAAGAGAAAGAATCAAACTGTAAACTATTGTGTTCATTTAAGACCTCCTTATTGCAGGGAGATTATCCCCGAAAAGCCCATAAAGGCAAAAGCCATAAGTCCAGCAATTATGAGGGTTATAGGTGCTCCCTTTAATGCCTTTGGTACATCTTTGGTCTCCAGTTCTTCCCTTATACCCGAAATTAGAAGTAATGCTATTGTAAATCCAACACCAGCGCCAAAACCCCAGAAAGTGTTCTCAATAAGATTATAATTTCTCATTGCTCCGAGAAGGGCAAGGCCAAGTACAATACAGTTTGTTGTGATGAGAGGAAGGTAAATCCCGAGAGCCTTGTATAGTTGCGGAGAAGATTTCTTAATTACCATTTCAACAAACTGCACGAGAACTGCAATGACAAAAATAAAAACAATCATCTGTAAAAATTCAAGGTGAAGGGGCCTCAAAATCAAATGGTCAAGAAGATTTGTTATTATCGCCGTCATCGTCATAACAAAGGTAGCGGCAAAACCCATCCCTATAGCCGAGGAAACCCTTGCTGAAACCCCAAGAAACGGGCATAATCCCAAAAAGTAAGTTAATATAAAATTGTTTGTTATTGCTGCGGCTAAAAATATTATTAAAGGCCTTAACATTTAGTCCTCCTATTCTTTTTTGGTCACAAAATTCATAAAGCCAATTAAGAGCGCAAGGGTTAAGAAGGCTCCAGGGGGAAGGATCATTACCAGTATGGGTTTATACCAGCTCCCAAGAATTTTGTATCCGAAAATCGATCCAAAACCTAAAAGTTCACGTATTATACCCATCGTCACAATAGTCAGAATGTAACCAAGGCTCATACCAAGGGCATCCATTATGGAAGGGAGAAGTTTATTCTTCTTAGTAAAAGCTTCCTGCCTGCCCATAATAATGCAGTTAACAACTATCAATGGAATGTAAGGCCCGAGGGCCTTCGAGATATCAGGGAACTTCGCCCTTAAAAAGAGATCAGCAATGGTCACAAAGGTTGCAATTACTATAATATAAACAGGAATTCTAACCTCATTGGGAACAAAATCTTTAATAAGCCCAATGACAAAAGAGGAGAAAAACAAAACGAACAGTACTGATAATCCCATGGAAATACTATTTATAACCGCGTTGGAAACGGCGAGAACCGAACAGAGACCCAGAAGCTGGACAAGCACAGGATTTTCTTTAAACAGGCCCTTTATAAATTCATATCCAAGGCTTCTTTTATTTGGGGCCATTATCTAATCTCTTTTTTTAAGTTTTCATAACCATTGTTTATGGCTGAAACTATAGCATCCTGGGTGACTGTGGCACCACTCACCACATCAAGGTCGCTCAACTTTAAAGGCATGGCTTTGTTACTTAAGCTTTTTAAAAATCCATCAAATTTTGTTCTCTCTGACATCACCTCTCCCGCAAGGGGAATAACTCCAAGAATCTTTTTTAAATCCTTGTCCATTGCGAGGAAAATCGAAATTGTATCACTATATCCCAGCGCTTTGGAAATTACACCATAGCCGATCAACGTGTTTTCCTTTCCTTTAATCAAATAATAATTTCCCGCTTTTTCCAGTTTAGCATTTGGAAAGCAATTAGCAAAACTTGTTTCCAAATCCCTCTCTGTACAAGTGCCACCAGCACCAGAAAGGTAATTTTTTAAGGCCTGTGCAGCAGCATTTACAATATTGGCGACAGACCTCGATGATATTGTCGCACCAGTTATGGCTTGAATTTGAGACTTAGTTTCGGGGGTCTTACCTTTTAAAACTTCAATGGGAGGAATCTTACCTGCAAATTGCTTTTTAAACCAATCTTCCACTATTCTATTACCAAGGCCCGGAGTTTCCACATTCTCTAAGATTTCTATACCCAAAACCTCGGAACCATCCTTATTGAAACCAACCATCATTTTTATAGGACCTTGAAAACCGGCACCTTCAATCATCACACCATAACCTATCACATTCCCCTGGGCATCTTTCGCCGCAAAGATAGAAGTGTGATCGTTGATTTTCACTTCCTGGTAATCAGAGGTTCCATTCACAACAGCGAGGAGTGCTTTTTTCTTTGCATTTTCAAGATTCTTCTCAATATCCCTTTGAGTGGCAACATAAGTATAAGCCAAAATTCCTCCAGCAATCACTATGACGAGCGTTAAAACAAAAACCATTTTAAATTCTCTGTTCATTTCCGCACCTCCCCGAGAATTCTCGGCTTAGCTAACCTGTCAATCCATGGCCTTAAAGTATTCACAATCAAAATGCTGAACATTACCCCCTCAGGATAACCTGAAAATAGTCTTATCAAAACCACCAGAAAACCTGCGATTATTCCGTAAATTATGCGACCACGAGGGGTTATTGGGGAAGTTACCATATCGGTAATCATATAAAAAGCGCCCAACATTAAACCACCAGCAAGAATGTGGAAAAGTGGATCAGGGTATTTATGGGGATTAATTAGCCACATAATGCCCCCGAAAAAGGCAACCGACAATATATATGAGAGGGGGAGCCTGTAATCCACATAGCCTTTTAAAATCAATATAAGCCCACTAATGAGAATGAGCAAAGCCGATGTTTCACCTGCAGAACCAGAAACGTTTCCAAAGAAAAGGTCTTTATAGGGGGTCAAAATCTTAGAAAACTTAAAGGCAGCAAGAGGCGTAGCACCGGTAAAGGCATCGGGTTTAATAAACCTTGTGGGAGTCCAAGTAGTAGTGTCTACAGGGAAAGCAGCCATAAGAAATGCTCTCCCAATTAAGGCAGGATTAAATATATTCTGGCCAATACCACCAAAGAATTGTTTCGCAAACACAATCGCAAAGGCCGCTCCAAGAGCCGCTTCCCATAGGGGGTATTTGGGGGGGAGGGTGAGTGCGAGAAGGATTCCAGTGATTACAGCACTTCCATCGAGGCACTGTTTCACATCTCTTCCTCTCAGTTTCAACATGATGGCCTCAGCCACAACGGCCGAAATTGCGCTCACAACCATTACAAGAAGCGGGTAAAATCCGAAAAAGTAAACGGCGCCAGCAGCAGGGAAGATAAGGGAAAATACAGTAAACCACATCACCTTCTTCACGCTTTCATCCGTTCTTATATGGGGCGAAGCCGATAAGATAAAAGTTTTTTCACTCATCCCAACCTCCTTAATTCCTGCTTGCCATATTTAATCCATTGAACATGGTTTATTCTGGACGGGCAAACAAAGGCGCAAGAACCACACTCAATACAATCAAGAAGTCCATATTTTTCCTTTGCCTCAACAAATCTTTTGGCCTTGATATAATCTACAAGCATCAGGGGTAAAAGTCCCATAGGGCAAACATCAACACACTTCGAACAGCGGATACAGTTATATTCCACAAAAGTTTTTGCATATTTCTTAGTAAAGAGCAAGATTCCCGATGTGCCTTTTATCACCGGGACTTCAAGGGTGTATTGAGCGATACCCATCATTGGACCACCATTTATAACCTTTACGACATCCTCTGTCATTCCACCGGTCATATCAACAACATCCTGAAATCTCGTTCCGATTCTGATAAGATAGTTTCCACTCCCCTTGACACCATCACCAGAAAGGGTTGTCACCCTTTCGATTAAGGGTTTCCCAAATCTCACCGCCTCGTAAACAGCTAAGGAAGTCTGGACATTCTGCACTAAACATCCAACATCCATCGGTAAGCCACCACGAGGTACCTCTCTTCCAGTCAAAGCTTTAATTAGCTGTTTTTCAGCCCCTTCCGGGTACTTAGTTTTAACGACCTTGAGCTCAAATCCTTCAAAATCTTTTAAAACTTCAGAAACCTTTTTTATAGCTTCGGGTTTGTTATCCTCTATCGCTATGTAAACCTTAGAGGCGTTTAAGGCCCTCTTTATGAGGAAGGCACCCCATAAAACATCGGTGGGGCGTTCCTGTAAGATCCTGTCATCGGCAGTGAGGAATGGCTCACACTCAGCGCCGTTAATTATCACGGTATCAATAGGCTTTTCCTTAGGAGGAGAAAGTTTTACATGGGTCGGGAATGCAGCACCGCCAAGTCCAACGATTCCAGCTTCTCTTACTGCATTGACAATTTCTTCTGGTGACGATTCCTGCCAGTTAGGCCTTTCCTTTGGTTCTTCAAACCATTCATCTTTCCCATCTGCTTCTATCACAATTGCAGGATAAGAAGTTAGAAGCACTGGATGGGGATGCTCAATGATAGTCTTAACTTTACCCGAAGTGGGCGCGTGAATTGCAGCAGAGATGTAACCATCAGCCTCGGCGATCTTCTGTCCTTTCTTCACTTCGTCACCCCTTTTAACAAGAGGCTTAGCAGGTTTCCCCGTGTGTTGTATGAGTGGGAGATACAGGGTCTGTGGGACCTCCAATCTCACAATGGGTTTGGAAGTGGTCCACTTATTGTAAGGAGGATGAATTCCTCCCTTAAAAGTGTACTTAACCATACAGTGGGCTCCTTTTATTTTTTGTAGTAATTTTTGCCCAGATAAAAAGCCTTTAAATTGACCTCAATCGTCTCTTTCTTAACGTTGTCTGAAATGACCTTCTCCCAAACTTTATCTTCAAAGGGTAAGAAGTTCGAAATCACCCCAAGCAAGACCGTATTTGCTGTCCTCGCGTCCCCCGCTTGTCTCGCTAAATCCGTTGCTGGGACTAAAATCACCTCTGCCTTTGCTTTATCCCTTATCTGGTCCTCAATGTTCGTAGGATAGGTATCCAGCTTAAGAGAAACAGTCGTAGGTATTATTTCAAGGTCGTTTATAACAACCTTTCCTCCCTCCTCCTTTAAATAGTGAACCCAGCGTAACGCTTCCGATTTTTCAAAGGAAAGAATAATGTCACAAGCACCCTTTTCAACTAAAGGAGAATACACCTTTTTCCCAAAACGAACATGACTCACTACACTTCCACCTCTCTGAGACATTCCGTGAACCTCGCTCTTCTTTGCATCAAGACCGACTTCCATTGCAACCTTTGCGAGAATTTCCGAAGCAGTTAGGATCCCCTGGCCCCCTACGCCCGCAATAATAATATTAAAAATTCTGTCCATTTTCCCCTCCTAAGATATTGCACCAAAGGGACAAACCTGAATGCAAAGATCGCAACCAACACAAAGAAGCTCAGAAATGTAAGCCTTCCCATCCTTCATGCTGATCGCAGGGCAGCCGAGCTTTATACACCCCATACACTTTTCTCCTCTACATACATCAGGATTAACCTTTCGCTTAGGCCTTGCCGCCTGTTTCTTTCGTTCCTCTGGAAGTAATGCACAGGGCCTCTTTGAGATTATCACAGCTGGCTCATCCAGCTCCATAACTTCCTTGAGTACATCCCTTGTCCCTCTTAAGTTGTGAGGATCAACTTCATAAACCTTATCTATACCGCAAGCCTTTACAATTTCCTTTATATCTACAGCCTTTGTTGGTTCTCCCTTTGCAGTTTTACCGGTCCCCGGATGGTCCTGATGCCCCGTCATAGCGGTTATACGATTATCAAGGATAATGATCTTCGTGATACCCTTGTTATAAACTATGTCAATAAGCCCTGGAATACCTGTGTGAAGAAAAGTAGAATCGCCAATCACCCCGAAGAGCTTCTTCGAAAAATCCTTCCCCCTCGCCAGTTCAAAACCAAAGGCATTGGTAATTCCGGCTCCCATACAGATTGTGGTGTCAATAGATTCATAGGGAGGCAGTGCACCTAAGGTATAGCATCCGATATCTCCCGTCACCGTAGCCTTTAATCTCCACAAATTGTAAAAAATCCCGGTGTGTGGGCACCCTGCACAGAATACAGGGGGCCTCGCAACCGACTTCAAGGGTTCAGGATGTGGTAATTCTGCACCAAGCACTCCCTTTCTCACAACCTCAGGGGAAAGCTCATCGCAAAGGGGTATGTACTTCTTGCCTTCAACCCCAGTGTAACCAAGAATTTTGATCTCTTCTTCAAGAAAAGGTTCATTCTCCTCTATTACTATAATTCTTTTAACCATATTAGCAAACTTTTTGAAAAGGTCTACGGGGAAAGGATAAGACATTCCCAGCTTTAGAAAAGTTGCCTCCGGGAAAACCTCTTTGGCGTACTGGTAAGAAATCCCACTGGTCACGATCCCAAGAGAGGGGTCCCCCTCTTCAATTCTGTTCAGATTGGTTTGAGAAGCAAACTCCTGGAGCTTCTTCAACCGCTCCTCCACCACATAATGCCTTACCCTGGCGTTTGACGGCAAAATAACATACTTGCGGAAATCTTTGACATAATTCTTAAGTGGAACCTCTTCTCTCTCGCCGAGTTCAACTACTGTTTTTGAGTGTGAGAGGCGCGTCGTCATCCGGAAAAGCACGGGGGTATCAAACATTTCGGAAATCTTAAAAGCCTCCTTGAAAAAATCCTTGGCTTCATGAGAATCAGAGGGTTCAATAAGAGGTAACTTTGCGAACTTGGCATATCTGCGATTATCTTGTTCATTCTGAGAAGAGTGCATTCCAGGGTCGTCACAGGTCACTATTACAAAGCCCGCATTAATTCCCGTATAAGATGAGGTAAATAAGGGATCAGCAGCCACATTTAAGCCAACGTGCTTCATCGAAGTCATGCTTCTTGCACCTGCTATTGCTGCACCAAGGGCTACTTCAAAGGCAACCTTTTCGTTCGTTGACCACTCTGCGTAAATTTCCTTGTACTTTGCCACATTTTCAAGTATTTCCGTAGATGGAGTACCTGGATAAGCTGTTGCTACCCTTACACCAGCCTCCCATGCGCCTCTGGCAATAGCTTCATTGCCAGATAGCAATTCCTTTTTACCCATGTTGGCCTCCAAGGATTATAAGACTAAGAGATATCTTTGAAAAAGAAGAAAAAAGAAAAAGAAGCGAAAGGCTGATTAAATCAGCCTTCCGCTTTAAGTTCAAAAGGTTTTTGTGGTTGTTCAAGGAGCTCCAGAATCGCCATTTGTGCATTGTCTCCCTTCCTGGGTGGGAGCCTCAAAATCCTGGTATACCCCCCATTCTTATCTTTAAATAGAGGGGCTATTTCCTTGAAAAGTCTCTCAAGGATCCTTCTGTCATTATTTAAGTACCTTGCAGCCAACCTTATGGATGCAAGGTCATTTTTCTTCGCAATGGTTATTAACTTTTCAATGAGTCTTCGCGTCTCTTTAGCCTTAGGAAGGGTAGTCTTAATTCTGCCGTGAATTATAAGTGACATAACCTGGTTTCTTAAAACAGCTTCTCTATGTTCTTTAACCATCCCAAGCTTTTTAACTTTTTTAAGGTGCCTCATTCGCTACCTCCTAAATTTCGTATTCCTTCAAGTTCATTCCAAAGGTGAGTCCATACAAAGCGAGTTTCTCTTCGATCTCCTTAAGAGACTTTTCCCCGAGATTCTTCATCTTTAAAATGTGTTCCTTATTCAAAGTAACCAGTTCCTTTATTTTTGTAATGCCCTCATCCTTCAGTACATTGAGAGTACGCTTTGAAAGCTCAAGTTCATCAATATCCTTTTCCAAGAGCTCCTTGATTTTCATCTTCTTTTCATAATCAATCACTGGCCTTACTTCTTTAAATAGTTCGGTCTCTTGCTTAAAGCGCGAGAAAACATCAAGAATAAGGTCTACCCCATATTGGAGGACCTCATCCGGGGAAACGGTGCCATCTGTCCACAACTCAAGAGTCAGCTTCTCAAAATCGGTTCTGGCCTTCACTCTCACATTTTCAACAGTGAAATTAACCTTAGTAACAGGAGAAAAGAGTCCATCCATCTTTATATAGCCTA
Encoded here:
- the rplQ gene encoding 50S ribosomal protein L17 yields the protein MRHLKKVKKLGMVKEHREAVLRNQVMSLIIHGRIKTTLPKAKETRRLIEKLITIAKKNDLASIRLAARYLNNDRRILERLFKEIAPLFKDKNGGYTRILRLPPRKGDNAQMAILELLEQPQKPFELKAEG
- a CDS encoding FMN-binding protein, with the protein product MNREFKMVFVLTLVIVIAGGILAYTYVATQRDIEKNLENAKKKALLAVVNGTSDYQEVKINDHTSIFAAKDAQGNVIGYGVMIEGAGFQGPIKMMVGFNKDGSEVLGIEILENVETPGLGNRIVEDWFKKQFAGKIPPIEVLKGKTPETKSQIQAITGATISSRSVANIVNAAAQALKNYLSGAGGTCTERDLETSFANCFPNAKLEKAGNYYLIKGKENTLIGYGVISKALGYSDTISIFLAMDKDLKKILGVIPLAGEVMSERTKFDGFLKSLSNKAMPLKLSDLDVVSGATVTQDAIVSAINNGYENLKKEIR
- the iorA gene encoding indolepyruvate ferredoxin oxidoreductase subunit alpha, with the protein product MGKKELLSGNEAIARGAWEAGVRVATAYPGTPSTEILENVAKYKEIYAEWSTNEKVAFEVALGAAIAGARSMTSMKHVGLNVAADPLFTSSYTGINAGFVIVTCDDPGMHSSQNEQDNRRYAKFAKLPLIEPSDSHEAKDFFKEAFKISEMFDTPVLFRMTTRLSHSKTVVELGEREEVPLKNYVKDFRKYVILPSNARVRHYVVEERLKKLQEFASQTNLNRIEEGDPSLGIVTSGISYQYAKEVFPEATFLKLGMSYPFPVDLFKKFANMVKRIIVIEENEPFLEEEIKILGYTGVEGKKYIPLCDELSPEVVRKGVLGAELPHPEPLKSVARPPVFCAGCPHTGIFYNLWRLKATVTGDIGCYTLGALPPYESIDTTICMGAGITNAFGFELARGKDFSKKLFGVIGDSTFLHTGIPGLIDIVYNKGITKIIILDNRITAMTGHQDHPGTGKTAKGEPTKAVDIKEIVKACGIDKVYEVDPHNLRGTRDVLKEVMELDEPAVIISKRPCALLPEERKKQAARPKRKVNPDVCRGEKCMGCIKLGCPAISMKDGKAYISELLCVGCDLCIQVCPFGAIS
- a CDS encoding RnfABCDGE type electron transport complex subunit D, with amino-acid sequence MSEKTFILSASPHIRTDESVKKVMWFTVFSLIFPAAGAVYFFGFYPLLVMVVSAISAVVAEAIMLKLRGRDVKQCLDGSAVITGILLALTLPPKYPLWEAALGAAFAIVFAKQFFGGIGQNIFNPALIGRAFLMAAFPVDTTTWTPTRFIKPDAFTGATPLAAFKFSKILTPYKDLFFGNVSGSAGETSALLILISGLILILKGYVDYRLPLSYILSVAFFGGIMWLINPHKYPDPLFHILAGGLMLGAFYMITDMVTSPITPRGRIIYGIIAGFLVVLIRLFSGYPEGVMFSILIVNTLRPWIDRLAKPRILGEVRK
- a CDS encoding indolepyruvate oxidoreductase subunit beta, which gives rise to MDRIFNIIIAGVGGQGILTASEILAKVAMEVGLDAKKSEVHGMSQRGGSVVSHVRFGKKVYSPLVEKGACDIILSFEKSEALRWVHYLKEEGGKVVINDLEIIPTTVSLKLDTYPTNIEDQIRDKAKAEVILVPATDLARQAGDARTANTVLLGVISNFLPFEDKVWEKVISDNVKKETIEVNLKAFYLGKNYYKK
- a CDS encoding SoxR reducing system RseC family protein, which gives rise to MNKESLRGIVLQKIGEGEYLVKILREGGSCSSCGFSKFCSIGGKKDEGDIIEVRGNGFAPGDEVILEEKVSGIIAATSLIFIVPIIAFVLGYYAGVSLGLSELTSALTGFAFMAIYFLVLRLFDKKLTESLFEFEIKRKS
- the rsxE gene encoding electron transport complex subunit RsxE; translated protein: MAPNKRSLGYEFIKGLFKENPVLVQLLGLCSVLAVSNAVINSISMGLSVLFVLFFSSFVIGLIKDFVPNEVRIPVYIIVIATFVTIADLFLRAKFPDISKALGPYIPLIVVNCIIMGRQEAFTKKNKLLPSIMDALGMSLGYILTIVTMGIIRELLGFGSIFGYKILGSWYKPILVMILPPGAFLTLALLIGFMNFVTKKE
- a CDS encoding RnfABCDGE type electron transport complex subunit B — protein: MNTIVYSLILSLGLGLFFGLFLLISFKKLAVQEDPRVEKILEILPGANCGACGYSGCAGYAEALASGHEKNPGKCAPGGQDVANQISHFLGLDVVTVTKLVAKVMCNGSKENAVRRAEYNGIESCRVADFTLKGDKGCTYGCLGFGDCVDACPFGAMYMGEDGLPKVIEEKCTACGKCVEACPRDIIELVPVDRKVFVFCKSLDRGPVAKSYCKVACIGCGLCVKNAPEGAMKLENNLAYILQPDKVDEVAEKVVSVCPTGAIAIDKKFAEVKVS
- the rsxC gene encoding electron transport complex subunit RsxC, giving the protein MVKYTFKGGIHPPYNKWTTSKPIVRLEVPQTLYLPLIQHTGKPAKPLVKRGDEVKKGQKIAEADGYISAAIHAPTSGKVKTIIEHPHPVLLTSYPAIVIEADGKDEWFEEPKERPNWQESSPEEIVNAVREAGIVGLGGAAFPTHVKLSPPKEKPIDTVIINGAECEPFLTADDRILQERPTDVLWGAFLIKRALNASKVYIAIEDNKPEAIKKVSEVLKDFEGFELKVVKTKYPEGAEKQLIKALTGREVPRGGLPMDVGCLVQNVQTSLAVYEAVRFGKPLIERVTTLSGDGVKGSGNYLIRIGTRFQDVVDMTGGMTEDVVKVINGGPMMGIAQYTLEVPVIKGTSGILLFTKKYAKTFVEYNCIRCSKCVDVCPMGLLPLMLVDYIKAKRFVEAKEKYGLLDCIECGSCAFVCPSRINHVQWIKYGKQELRRLG
- the rsxA gene encoding electron transport complex subunit RsxA; translated protein: MLRPLIIFLAAAITNNFILTYFLGLCPFLGVSARVSSAIGMGFAATFVMTMTAIITNLLDHLILRPLHLEFLQMIVFIFVIAVLVQFVEMVIKKSSPQLYKALGIYLPLITTNCIVLGLALLGAMRNYNLIENTFWGFGAGVGFTIALLLISGIREELETKDVPKALKGAPITLIIAGLMAFAFMGFSGIISLQ